The Candidatus Hydrogenedentota bacterium genome contains a region encoding:
- a CDS encoding HU family DNA-binding protein, whose product MTIKKAKPTDKALTKSKVIEALAEETQLSKKDIGNVLNALTELSYAQAAVGFTIPGLGKLVVQQRKARKGRNPKTGETIKIAAKKVLKFRIAKAAKDAITPAKEKK is encoded by the coding sequence ATGACCATTAAAAAAGCCAAGCCGACCGACAAGGCCCTCACGAAGTCCAAAGTCATCGAAGCCCTGGCCGAAGAAACCCAGCTTTCCAAGAAGGACATCGGCAACGTGCTCAACGCGCTGACCGAACTGTCCTACGCCCAGGCCGCCGTCGGCTTCACCATCCCCGGCCTCGGCAAGCTGGTCGTCCAGCAGCGCAAGGCGCGCAAGGGCCGCAACCCGAAGACCGGCGAGACCATCAAGATCGCTGCCAAGAAGGTGCTCAAGTTCCGCATCGCCAAGGCCGCGAAAGACGCGATCACGCCCGCCAAGGAAAAGAAATAG
- a CDS encoding exo-alpha-sialidase has translation MRYTALFCAGALALLVTPVFSAEDILIEHVIGKEHPGKYKHPASVTQLDNGDLLATYYGGGGEYEDDSKVWGIRRKAGETIWSEPKLLADTPFLGEGNGIAWQAPDGLVWLFYVQRYGDTWSESRTLAKISEDGGETWSDSMVLDFELGTMCRGVPIVLNNGDYLLPVYHETGSDIDRTFPDTKSYFLRHNPKTRTWTPTGRIKSKHGNLQPEPVQITDEHLIAYVRPGGDFEPSTSRYILRSESRDGGETWSRGKDSQFPNPNSAVSFIKLQSGKLLLVFNDSMNYRTPLTAAISEDNDQTWPHRRDLATSGIDNTFGYPMAIQAKDGTIHVICTTGIRDTVILVSFKEEAILGHTK, from the coding sequence ATGCGTTATACCGCGCTTTTTTGCGCAGGCGCGCTCGCCCTGCTCGTCACGCCCGTCTTCTCCGCCGAGGATATCCTCATCGAGCATGTCATCGGCAAGGAGCATCCGGGGAAGTACAAGCACCCGGCCTCCGTTACCCAACTGGACAACGGTGATTTACTTGCGACGTACTACGGAGGCGGCGGGGAGTATGAGGACGATTCCAAGGTGTGGGGGATTCGACGGAAGGCGGGAGAGACGATATGGTCCGAGCCGAAGCTGCTGGCGGACACGCCCTTCCTGGGCGAGGGCAACGGCATCGCCTGGCAGGCGCCCGACGGCCTGGTGTGGCTGTTCTACGTCCAGCGCTACGGCGACACCTGGTCGGAGTCGCGGACCCTCGCGAAGATATCGGAAGACGGTGGCGAGACGTGGTCTGACTCCATGGTGCTCGACTTTGAATTGGGCACGATGTGCCGTGGGGTTCCCATCGTGCTGAACAACGGCGACTACCTGCTGCCGGTCTATCACGAAACGGGCAGCGACATCGACCGGACCTTCCCTGACACGAAATCTTATTTTCTGCGTCACAATCCGAAGACCCGCACGTGGACCCCGACCGGGCGGATCAAATCGAAGCATGGGAATCTCCAGCCGGAGCCCGTCCAGATCACGGACGAGCATCTCATCGCTTATGTCCGCCCCGGCGGTGATTTTGAGCCCAGCACTTCGCGCTACATCCTCCGCTCCGAATCCCGCGACGGCGGCGAGACGTGGAGCAGGGGCAAGGACTCCCAGTTTCCCAACCCGAATTCGGCGGTGAGCTTTATCAAGCTGCAAAGCGGCAAGCTGCTGCTGGTTTTCAACGACAGCATGAACTATCGCACGCCCCTGACGGCGGCCATTTCCGAGGACAACGACCAGACCTGGCCCCATCGCCGCGATCTGGCTACGAGCGGCATCGACAATACCTTCGGCTACCCCATGGCGATTCAGGCGAAGGACGGGACCATTCACGTGATCTGCACGACCGGTATTCGCGACACGGTGATTCTGGTAAGCTTCAAGGAAGAGGCGATTCTGGGGCATACGAAATAG
- a CDS encoding TolC family protein, whose amino-acid sequence MKSSTLFRLAFCSSALLTAGAQADPKLEQLLEQAGPILAEPEAYHTSVEGGEALETLALTLDQCVALALENNAQVLEADTDIALREAQTGQAKARRLPQIKGQAAYNYIEELDQGIGRAGIQKLIGAEGYAPDKATTTTGLSITQLIYAGGQVQAAVKASEYLAASEVWRRDAVRAEIAYQAREAYHNALLAASLVTVATEALEAFERHVKDTEALQREGAITNFEVMRAKTEAGARRSDLEAALAGAKLADINMRRILALPEHQPLSYDASLPWSPVEAKASELIAQAREKRPEVLALQEALAATGEQEKGVKGKYLPQAAATVKWQSVDNGGRVLTDGWQVNVGAQWDLYLGGQRKHELGEVRARAESLRIQLDDLERLVAADVEQACVRLDEATASMRAGKETVALAEESVRLAELRYKEGAGTQTEIIDTELARTQAKTALVQAIRDYFVAYASLQRATNNG is encoded by the coding sequence ATGAAATCATCCACGCTTTTTCGCCTTGCCTTTTGCTCTTCCGCGCTGCTGACCGCGGGGGCCCAGGCCGATCCAAAACTGGAGCAACTCCTGGAGCAGGCCGGGCCGATCCTTGCGGAGCCCGAAGCATATCACACGAGCGTCGAAGGGGGCGAGGCGCTGGAGACGCTGGCCCTGACGCTGGATCAGTGCGTGGCGCTGGCGCTCGAAAACAATGCCCAGGTGCTCGAAGCCGACACCGATATCGCCCTGCGCGAGGCCCAGACGGGCCAGGCGAAGGCGCGGCGGCTGCCACAGATAAAGGGACAGGCCGCCTACAACTACATTGAGGAACTTGATCAAGGCATCGGCCGCGCGGGCATTCAAAAACTGATCGGCGCCGAAGGCTATGCGCCGGACAAAGCGACCACCACCACGGGCCTGAGCATCACGCAGTTGATCTACGCGGGCGGCCAGGTGCAGGCGGCGGTGAAGGCGTCGGAATATCTTGCCGCGTCGGAAGTGTGGCGCCGCGATGCCGTCCGCGCGGAGATTGCCTATCAGGCGCGGGAAGCCTACCACAATGCCCTGCTGGCCGCTTCGCTCGTCACGGTGGCCACGGAGGCCCTGGAGGCCTTTGAGCGTCATGTGAAGGATACGGAGGCCCTGCAGCGCGAAGGTGCCATCACCAACTTTGAGGTGATGCGCGCGAAGACCGAAGCGGGCGCGCGGCGCTCCGATCTTGAGGCGGCTCTGGCCGGCGCGAAGCTCGCGGATATCAACATGCGCCGCATTCTCGCGCTGCCGGAGCACCAGCCCCTGAGCTACGATGCGTCGCTGCCCTGGTCTCCCGTGGAAGCCAAGGCATCGGAACTGATTGCGCAGGCCCGCGAGAAACGCCCCGAAGTGCTCGCCCTTCAGGAAGCCCTCGCCGCGACAGGCGAGCAGGAAAAGGGCGTAAAGGGGAAGTACCTTCCTCAGGCGGCGGCCACGGTGAAGTGGCAGAGCGTGGACAATGGCGGACGCGTATTGACGGATGGCTGGCAGGTGAACGTAGGCGCGCAGTGGGATCTCTATCTCGGCGGTCAGCGCAAGCATGAACTGGGCGAGGTCCGCGCGCGCGCGGAGAGTTTGCGCATTCAGTTGGACGACCTGGAGCGTCTCGTGGCGGCGGATGTGGAACAGGCCTGCGTGCGGCTGGATGAAGCGACGGCTTCGATGCGCGCGGGCAAAGAGACGGTTGCACTGGCGGAGGAGAGCGTGCGCCTGGCGGAGCTGCGCTACAAGGAAGGCGCGGGCACGCAGACGGAGATCATTGACACGGAACTGGCGCGCACCCAGGCGAAGACCGCGCTGGTGCAGGCCATTCGCGATTATTTCGTGGCCTATGCGTCGCTTCAGCGCGCGACCAACAATGGATAA
- a CDS encoding exo-alpha-sialidase, protein MLRNSLSCALALVFLSASALAADDIKVEKVIGTEKPGAYKHPAAITELDNGDIFITFYGGGGEYEDESKVYGIRRSPGQTEWSEPQLLADTPFQGEGNGIVWQAPDGLVWLFYVQRIGATWSESLIKAKISEDGGHTWSDSMNLGFEMGTMVRGRPIVLNNGDYLLPVYHETGSDREVIGRDTTSYFMRHNPKTRTWTPTKRIKSKKGNLQPEAVQITDDYLVAYCRVGGGYEPSTNRYLVRAESHDGGDTWTRGKDSQFPNPNAAVGFIKLQNGHLLLAYNDNMNERIPLTIAISEDNDKTWPHRRDVVAPGNTFAYPMAIQAKDGTIYVVYTTDSRATVMLASFKEEAILGHTK, encoded by the coding sequence ATGTTGCGTAATTCCCTGTCCTGCGCTTTGGCGCTGGTTTTTCTTTCGGCTTCCGCGCTCGCGGCGGACGATATCAAGGTGGAGAAGGTGATCGGCACGGAGAAGCCGGGGGCCTACAAGCACCCCGCCGCGATCACGGAGCTGGACAACGGGGATATCTTCATTACCTTTTATGGCGGCGGCGGTGAATATGAGGATGAGTCCAAGGTTTACGGTATTCGTCGTTCACCGGGTCAGACGGAATGGTCGGAGCCGCAGTTGCTGGCGGACACGCCATTTCAGGGCGAGGGCAACGGTATCGTGTGGCAGGCGCCGGACGGTCTGGTGTGGCTGTTTTATGTGCAGCGCATCGGCGCCACGTGGTCCGAGTCGCTGATCAAGGCGAAGATCTCCGAAGACGGCGGCCACACGTGGTCGGATTCGATGAACCTGGGTTTTGAGATGGGCACCATGGTGCGGGGTCGTCCGATTGTGCTGAACAACGGGGATTACCTGCTGCCGGTTTATCACGAGACGGGCAGCGACCGCGAGGTGATCGGGCGGGACACCACGTCGTATTTCATGCGCCACAATCCGAAGACGCGCACGTGGACGCCGACGAAGCGGATCAAGTCGAAGAAGGGCAATCTCCAGCCCGAGGCCGTGCAGATCACGGATGACTACCTGGTGGCCTATTGCCGCGTGGGCGGTGGCTACGAACCGAGCACGAACCGCTATCTGGTGCGCGCGGAGTCTCACGACGGCGGCGATACCTGGACCCGCGGCAAAGATTCCCAGTTTCCGAATCCGAATGCGGCCGTGGGTTTCATCAAGTTGCAGAACGGCCATTTGCTGCTGGCCTACAACGACAACATGAACGAGCGGATTCCCCTGACCATCGCGATTTCCGAGGACAACGACAAGACTTGGCCCCATCGCCGGGATGTGGTGGCGCCGGGCAATACCTTTGCCTATCCCATGGCGATTCAGGCGAAGGACGGCACGATCTACGTGGTCTATACCACGGATTCCCGCGCCACGGTGATGCTGGCGAGTTTCAAGGAAGAGGCGATTCTGGGGCACACAAAATAA
- a CDS encoding histidine phosphatase family protein produces MSELIIVRHGQASFLSGNYDQLSELGVEQARRLGEFWAAQGTHTTRFVVGPRRRHRQSADAILTALNAANLTPTEIAEDDRLDEFDWDGLFRYANGTLAERDPAIGALKHAFESAPDITAKRRTIQHYMEAVTTQWAAGAFHEDGLETWDEFRSRVQIAVTLHTGGLPRGSRVVLVTSGGVAAASAGHVLGLDAPRTLGLIWTLRNGALVEYLFGGGRISLSSFNNAPHLTEARHWTYR; encoded by the coding sequence ATGAGCGAACTCATCATCGTGCGCCACGGCCAGGCCTCGTTTCTGTCCGGAAACTACGACCAGCTTTCCGAACTCGGCGTGGAGCAGGCGCGACGCCTGGGCGAGTTCTGGGCCGCACAGGGCACCCACACCACGCGTTTCGTCGTGGGCCCGCGCAGGCGACATCGCCAGTCGGCCGACGCCATCCTCACGGCGCTGAACGCCGCAAACCTGACCCCCACAGAAATCGCCGAAGATGATCGCCTCGACGAGTTCGACTGGGACGGCCTCTTCCGCTATGCGAACGGCACCCTCGCCGAACGCGACCCCGCCATCGGGGCGCTGAAACACGCCTTCGAATCGGCGCCGGATATCACGGCAAAGCGGCGCACCATCCAGCACTACATGGAGGCCGTCACCACGCAGTGGGCGGCGGGCGCGTTTCACGAAGATGGACTCGAAACCTGGGACGAGTTTCGGAGCCGCGTGCAAATTGCAGTGACGCTTCATACCGGGGGTTTGCCCAGAGGAAGCCGCGTGGTCCTGGTGACCTCAGGCGGCGTCGCAGCGGCCTCGGCGGGTCATGTGCTCGGTCTGGATGCCCCGCGAACCCTGGGCCTCATCTGGACCCTGCGCAACGGCGCCCTCGTGGAGTATCTCTTCGGCGGCGGCCGCATTTCGCTCAGCAGTTTCAACAACGCGCCCCACCTGACCGAAGCGCGGCACTGGACCTATCGGTAG